The following proteins come from a genomic window of Aequorivita marisscotiae:
- the uvrC gene encoding excinuclease ABC subunit UvrC: protein MAQASVTLQIATLPDSPGVYQYYDKDGKLLYVGKAKNLKKRVSSYFTKNFDNNRTRLLVKKIATIKHIVVKTETDALLLENNLIKNYQPRYNVMLKDDKSYPWICIKNERFPRVFPTRRMIKDGSEYYGPYTSMKTVHTLLDLIKGLYPLRTCNYDLSEEKIRAEKYKVCLEYHLGNCAGPCEGFYSEKEYHENIEAIRNIVKGNFKDSLHKFKSQMKQLAADLKFEEAQRVKEKIDVLENYQSKSTVVNPKINNVDVFTIISDESYGYVNFLQISHGAIIRSHTLEIKKKLDETDAELLQLAIVEIRQRFNSLSKEIYVPFEVELGEDIKVHVPKLGDKKAILELSERNAKYFRMEKFKQVKIVDPDRHEKRIMAQMKKDLRLTEEPRHIECFDNSNIQGTNPVAACVVFKNGKPSKKDYRKFNIKTVEGPDDFASMEEVVYRRYKRLLKEEQPLPQLIIIDGGKGQLSSSLKSLDKLGLRGKIAIIGIAKRLEELFYPDDPIPLYLDKKSETLKIIQQLRNEAHRFGITFHRSKRSKQALNTELETIAGIGEKTVVELLKHFKSTKRIAAANFEELSKVVGASRAKKLVEHFSNK from the coding sequence ATGGCCCAAGCTTCGGTAACACTTCAAATTGCAACACTTCCCGATTCGCCCGGTGTTTATCAATACTACGATAAGGATGGGAAATTGTTGTATGTGGGCAAGGCCAAAAACCTGAAAAAACGCGTTTCGTCCTATTTCACTAAAAATTTTGATAACAACCGTACGCGACTGTTGGTGAAGAAAATTGCGACCATCAAGCACATCGTAGTTAAAACCGAAACCGATGCGCTTTTGCTGGAAAACAACCTTATAAAAAACTATCAGCCACGCTACAACGTGATGCTGAAAGACGATAAAAGTTATCCGTGGATTTGCATTAAAAACGAACGGTTTCCGCGGGTTTTTCCAACGCGACGGATGATAAAGGACGGCAGCGAATATTACGGGCCGTACACGAGTATGAAAACCGTACACACGCTACTGGATTTGATAAAAGGCCTGTACCCGTTGCGCACCTGCAACTACGATCTTTCCGAAGAAAAAATTAGGGCAGAAAAATATAAAGTGTGTTTGGAATATCACTTGGGAAATTGCGCCGGGCCTTGCGAAGGGTTTTATTCCGAAAAGGAATACCATGAAAATATTGAGGCCATCCGGAATATCGTAAAGGGAAATTTTAAGGATTCGTTGCACAAATTTAAAAGTCAGATGAAGCAATTGGCAGCCGATTTAAAGTTTGAAGAGGCACAGCGGGTAAAGGAAAAGATTGATGTTTTGGAGAATTATCAATCAAAATCTACGGTTGTAAATCCAAAGATTAATAACGTTGATGTGTTCACCATAATTTCTGATGAAAGTTATGGGTACGTAAATTTTCTTCAGATTTCGCACGGCGCGATTATCCGATCGCATACGTTGGAAATAAAGAAGAAGTTGGACGAGACCGATGCCGAATTGCTACAGCTTGCCATTGTGGAAATTCGGCAACGATTCAATTCGCTTTCAAAAGAAATTTATGTCCCGTTTGAAGTGGAATTGGGCGAGGATATAAAAGTACACGTGCCGAAACTGGGCGATAAAAAAGCAATTCTTGAACTTTCTGAAAGGAACGCTAAGTATTTCCGAATGGAAAAATTCAAACAGGTAAAAATCGTGGATCCGGATCGCCATGAAAAGCGTATTATGGCTCAGATGAAAAAAGATTTAAGGTTGACCGAAGAACCACGACATATAGAATGTTTTGACAACAGTAATATTCAAGGCACAAACCCTGTGGCCGCCTGTGTGGTTTTCAAAAACGGAAAACCGAGCAAGAAGGATTATCGTAAATTCAATATAAAAACGGTGGAAGGGCCCGATGACTTTGCGTCGATGGAAGAAGTGGTTTACCGCCGTTACAAAAGATTATTGAAAGAGGAGCAACCCTTACCGCAACTAATCATCATAGATGGAGGAAAGGGGCAGCTTTCATCATCGTTAAAAAGTTTGGATAAGTTGGGATTACGCGGAAAAATAGCTATTATAGGAATTGCAAAACGTTTGGAAGAATTGTTTTATCCCGATGACCCCATTCCGCTATATTTAGATAAGAAAAGTGAAACTTTAAAAATAATACAGCAATTACGAAACGAGGCGCACCGTTTTGGAATAACTTTTCACAGAAGTAAGCGTAGCAAACAGGCGTTGAATACAGAGTTAGAAACCATTGCCGGCATTGGTGAAAAGACGGTAGTTGAGTTGTTAAAACATTTTAAAAGCACAAAACGAATTGCAGCAGCCAATTTTGAAGAACTCTCAAAAGTTGTGGGAGCCAGCCGAGCGAAGAAATTAGTTGAACATTTCAGCAATAAATAA